In the genome of Penaeus vannamei isolate JL-2024 chromosome 26, ASM4276789v1, whole genome shotgun sequence, one region contains:
- the LOC113824827 gene encoding sortilin-related receptor-like, protein MKPVILGLLMVLFAAAYLAQDINEQSQGCTDEEGCVEAAQGAGEPLHRVARQTNQCSQTDDDCKNLNGICIPNGDTCIGDTQKKLCGDEDCTCCKKHVCVQTPNQCLKNNGVCINLMDDCAGKKNDTLCNNDHCTCCQKHVCLNTPKKCSSNNGVCINLMDDCAGKKNDTLCNNDNCTCCQKHVCLNTPKTCSEKNGTCINLMDDCAGTRNDTLCNNGYCTCCIPA, encoded by the exons ATGAAGCCCGTAATTCTTGGTCTCTTGATGGTTCTCTTCGCCGCCGCATACCTGGCACAG GACATTAATGAACAAAGCCAAGGCTGCACTGACGAAGAAGGATGTGTCGAGGCTGCACAAG GCGCAGGAGAGCCACTGCACCGCGTTGCGAGACAGACCAACCAGTGTTCACAAACTGACGACGACTGTAAAAACCTCAACGGAATTTGCATTCCTAATGGGGATACCTGTATCGGCGACACGCAGAAAAAATTGTGTGGCGATGAAGATTGCACCTGCTGCAAGAAACACGTGTGCGTCCAAACGCCAAATCAATGTTTGAAGAACAATGGCGTGTGTATCAACCTCATGGACGATTGTGCTGGGAAAAAGAATGACACCCTCTGCAACAATGACCACTGCACCTGTTGCCAGAAACACGTGTGCCTAAATACGCCCAAGAAGTGTTCCAGTAATAATGGCGTGTGCATCAACCTCATGGACGATTGTGCTGGGAAAAAGAATGACACCCTTTGCAACAATGACAACTGCACCTGTTGCCAGAAACACGTGTGCCTAAATACGCCCAAGACGTGTTCTGAGAAGAATGGCACATGTATAAACCTCATGGACGATTGTGCTGGTACAAGGAATGACACCCTCTGCAACAACGGATACTGCACGTGTTGCATTCCAGCATAG